In one window of Camelina sativa cultivar DH55 chromosome 15, Cs, whole genome shotgun sequence DNA:
- the LOC104747878 gene encoding THO complex subunit 6-like, with protein sequence MYGDATNWNEDEYREAILKEREIQTRTVFRTAWAPPVPARIPNPDAFVVASSDGTLAFHSLNSLVSQSASFGYSKGQDVMVAEPERVVRAHDGPAYDVKFYGEDEDALLLSCGDDGRVRGWRWKEFAESEASLHLEENHAKPLIELTNPQHKGPWGALSPMPEINAISVDPQSGSVFTAAGDSCAYCWDVESGKIKMTFKGHSDYLHTVVSRSSASQILTGSEDGTARIWDCQTGKCIRVIGSQDKKSRLRISSMALDGSESWLVCGQGKSLALWNLPASECVSTISIPAHVQDVMFDEKQILTVGAEPLLRRFDLNGALLSQIHCAPCSVFSISMHPAGVVAVGGYGGLVDVISQFGSHLSTFRSSSL encoded by the exons atgtACGGAGACGCTACAAATTGGAATGAAGATGAGTATAGAGAAGCAATACTGAAGGAGCGAGAGATACAGACGCGTACAGTATTCAGAACCGCCTGGGCTCCTCCTGTTCCGGCGAGAATCCCTAATCCGGACGCCTTTGTCGTTGCTTCCAGCGATGGAACCTTAGCTTTTCATTCTCTGAACTCGCTTGTTTCTCAATCGGCGAGTTTTGGCTACTCGAAAGGTCAGGATGTTATGGTGGCTGAACCTGAGAGAGTGGTTAGGGCACACGATGGCCCTGCTTATGATGTCAAGTTCTACGGTGAAGACGAAGATGCTTTGCTCCTCAG TTGTGGTGATGATGGTAGAGTTCGAGGATGGAGATGGAAAGAATTTGCTGAATCAGAAGCATCACTTCATTTGGAAG AGAATCATGCGAAGCCATTGATTGAATTGACTAATCCACAACACAA AGGTCCTTGGGGTGCTCTTTCACCAATGCCTGAGATCAATGCCATTTCTGTTGATCCTCAG TCAGGAAGTGTGTTTACGGCAGCTGGTGATTCTTGCGCATACTGTTGGGACGTG GAGAGTGGTAAAATCAAAATGACCTTCAAGGGGCATTCAGACTATTTGCATACTGTAGTTTCTCGTAGCTCTGCAAGTCAG ATATTGACGGGTTCAGAGGATGGCACTGCAAGAATCTGGG ATTGCCAAACCGGGAAATGCATTAGAGTAATTGGTTCCCAGGATAAAAAGTCCCGCCTTCGCATTAGTTCTATGGCCCTCGATGGAAGTGAAAGCTGGTTG GTTTGTGGACAGGGTAAAAGTTTAGCTTTATGGAATCTTCCTGCCTCAGAATGCGTATCAACGATATCCATCCCTGCACATGTACAGGATGTGATGTTTGATGAAAAGCAA ATTTTGACTGTAGGAGCAGAGCCACTTCTAAGGCGTTTTGACTTAAATGGAGCTTTGCTTTCTCAAATTCACTGTGCTCCTTGTTCAGTATTTTCCATTTCCATGCATCCAGCAGGG GTAGTTGCTGTGGGAGGTTATGGAGGTCTTGTGGATGTCATCTCTCAATTTGGAAGCCATCTCTCCACATTCCGTAGCAGCTCATTGTAA